A genomic segment from Malus domestica chromosome 05, GDT2T_hap1 encodes:
- the LOC103440814 gene encoding myb-related protein 308, giving the protein MGRSPCCEKAHTNKGAWTKEEDDRLIAYIRAHGEGCWRSLPKAAGLLRCGKSCRLRWINYLRPDLKRGNFTEEEDELIIKLHSLLGNKWSLIAGRLPGRTDNEIKNYWNTHIRRKLLTRGIDPTTHRPLNETPQESANTISFAAASANIKEDDEKISITNGLVRKHSTNPAQERCPDLNLELQISPPCQPQQPSESLKSGGRGLCFSCSLGIQDAKNCSCGRDAFGGATSGTAKIGYDFLGLKNGVLDYRSLEMK; this is encoded by the exons atgggAAGGTCTCCTTGCTGTGAGAAGGCTCACACCAACAAAGGAGCTTGGACCAAGGAAGAAGACGACCGCCTCATTGCCTACATCAGAGCTCACGGCGAAGGCTGCTGGCGTTCGCTGCCCAAGGCGGCGGGCCTCCTTCGATGTGGGAAGAGCTGCAGGCTGCGGTGGATCAACTACCTTAGACCTGATCTCAAGCGTGGCAATTTcacggaagaagaagatgagctcATCATCAAACTCCATAGCCTCCTCGGAAACAA ATGGTCTTTGATAGCTGGAAGGCTGCCTGGAAGAACAGACAATGAGATAAAGAACTACTGGAACACCCACATAAGAAGGAAGCTTTTGACCAGAGGGATTGACCCCACAACTCACAGGCCACTCAATGAGACTCCTCAGGAATCTGCAAACACAATTTCTTTTGCTGCTGCTTCTGCAAATAtcaaagaagatgatgaaaaaaTCTCCATAACCAATGGGCTTGTTCGCAAGCATTCAACAAACCCAGCTCAGGAAAGGTGCCCTGACTTGAATCTTGAGCTTCAAATCAGCCCTCCCTGCCAGCCTCAGCAACCCAGTGAGAGTTTGAAGAGTGGAGGGAGAGGACTCTGTTTTTCTTGCAGTTTGGGGATTCAAGATGCAAAGAATTGCAGCTGTGGGAGGGATGCTTTTGGTGGCGCCACCAGTGGCACTGCCAAAATTGGTTATGATTTCTTGGGGCTGAAAAATGGGGTCTTGGATTACAGAAGCTTGGAGATGAAATGA
- the LOC139196154 gene encoding uncharacterized protein, giving the protein MNGRASVPEVCSICAVPGHATVGCPYSVDFPEFVQEQANMVNAYRRPGNDPYSNTYNQGWRNHPNLSWVNNQNVQKPPSGFQPQEKKNNLEDVIAQLAGNVNTLSVNTNQFMSKTETTLQNQAASIKNLEIQMGQLAHSLAVREKGSFPSQTEVNPRNHEQAKAITLRRGKQVKTAADFEKNNEEEKVETISQEEQPLSDVVQPLAIPGTTSKASPQSVIAATPLPKPVVQPVKPYVPPIPFPQRLKKNMLDEKYFKFLEMFKKLEINIPFADALEQMPNYAKFMKDIISKKRKFGDHEKIQLTEECSAILQRKLPLKQKDRGSFKIPCIIGTNLFEKALCDLGSSINLLPLSVAKNIGIGEIKPTTVSLQMADRSIAYPEGIIEDVLVKVDKLIFPADFLVLDMEEDYETQLILGRPFLITARTLIDVEQGVLTLRIGEEKATFKVFEAGKFPREAEDCFRIDLVETVISEKFRVEKPSDPMEAALVHAATSEDENQLLAECALYLDAFKSVTKSRRLEFEDLGYLKKKNY; this is encoded by the exons ATGAATGGGAGAGCATCAGTTCCAGAGGTTTGTTCCATATGTGCAGTTCCTGGTCATGCCACAGTTGGTTGTCCGTATAGTGTTGATTTTCCAGAATTTGTTCAAGAGCAAGCGAACATGGTGAATGCTTACAGACGTCCTGGTAACGATCCATACTCCAATACTTATAATCAAGGATGGAGAAACCATCCAAATCTCTCATGGGTCAATAATCAGAATGTACAAAAGCCACCATCTGGTTTCCAACCTcaagagaagaagaataatttggaagATGTCATTGCACAGCTTGCTGGTAACGTGAATACTCTTTCTGTCAATACAAATCAATTTATGAGCAAAACTGAGACAACTCTTCAGAACCAGGctgcttcaataaaaaatttggagATTCAAATGGGGCAGTTAGCTCATTCTTTGGCAGTTAGAGAAAAAGGTTCTTTTCCAAGCCAAACTGAAGTTAATCCAAGAAACCATGAGCAAGCTAAAGCAATAACTCTTCGAAGAGGGAAACAAGTGAAAACAGCAGCTGATTTTGAGAAAAACAATGAGGAAGAAAAGGTAGAAACCATTTCACAAGAGGAGCAGCCACTGTCCGATGTTGTACAGCCACTAGCTATACCGGGAAccacttcaaaagcttcaccacaatcAGTCATTGCAGCCACACCACTCCCTAAGCCTGTTGTCCAACCCGTGAAGCCATATGTGCCCCCTATTCCTTTTCCTCAACGGCtcaagaagaatatgttagatgaGAAGTATTTCAAATTCTTAGAGATGTTTAAGAAATTGGAGATTAATATTCCATTTGCCGATGCTTTGGAGCAGATGCCGAATTATGCTAAATTCATGAAGGATATCatctcaaagaaaagaaaatttggtgATCATGAGAAGATTCAGTTGACAGAAGAATGCAGTGCAATCCTTCAAAGAAAGCTTCCACTCAAGCAAAAAGATAGAGGGAGTTTCAAAATTCCATGCATTATTGGCACTAATTTATTTGAAAAAGCATTATGTGATTTGGGgtctagtattaatttattaccTTTATCTGTTGCTAAGAACATTGGAATAGGTGAAATTAAACCCACTACTGTTTCTTTGCAGATGGCGGATAGATCAATTGCATATCCAGAGGGAATTATCGAAGATGTGTTAGTGAAGGTTGACAAGCTGATTTTTCCAGCAGATTTCTTGGTGTTGGATATGGAAGAAGATTATGAGACTCAGTTGATTTTGGGTCGGCCATTTCTTATCACAGCTAGGACTTTAATTGATGTGGAACAAGGGGTTTTGACATTGAGAATTGGGGAAGAGAAAGCAACATTCAAAGTGTTTGAGGCTGGAAAATTTCCAAGAGAAGCGGAGGATTGTTTTCGCATTGATTTAGTTGAGACCGTGATTTCAGAAAAATTCAGAGTTGAGAAGCCCAGTGATCCTATGGAAGCTGCACTAGTTCATGCTGCTACTTCAGAAGATGAAAATCAACTGTTAGCGGAATGTGCTCTTTATTTGGATGCTTTTAAATCAGTTACAAAGAGTAGACGATTGGAGTTCGAAGACCTTGGATAT ttgaagaagaaaaactatTGA
- the LOC103440812 gene encoding synaptotagmin-2-like, whose translation MGFFSTIFGLCGFGLGISIGLVAGYFLFIYVQSSDVQNPEIRPLVDQDTETLQRMLPEIPQWVKNPDYDRLDWLNRFLEYMWPYLDKAICKTAKEIAKPIIAKEIPNYKIESVEFETLTLGSLPPTFQGMKVYVTDEKELIMEPSIKWAGNPNVLVAAKAFGMKATVQVLDLQVFVAPRITLKPLVPSFPCFAQINVSLMDKPYVDFGLKLLGADLMSIPGLYRFVQELIKDQVANMYLWPKTLEVPIMDPAKAFNRPVGMLHVKVLRAMKLKKKDLLGASDPYVKLKLTENNMPSKKTTVKHKNLNPEWNEEFNLVVKDPESQALELLVYDWEKVGKHDKMGMNVVPMKDLPHNEPKVMTLDLLKNMDLNDATNEKQRGQLEVELHYKPFKEEDMQKGFDETLTVQKAPEGTPPGGGLLVVVVHEGQDLEGKHHCNPSVRLIFRGEEKRTKVLKKSRDPRWAEDFQFMCEEPPTNDKLHVEVVSTSSRMGLLHGKESLGYVQITLTDVVSNKRINQKYHLIDSKNGQVQIELQWRTVE comes from the exons AATCCTGAAATTCGTCCCTTGGTTGATCAAGATACGGAGACATTGCAGCGTATGCTGCCCGAGATACCTCAGTGGGTGAAAAATCCAGACTACGATCGT CTTGACTGGCTAAACAGATTTCTTGAATATATGTGGCCGTATCTGGACAAG GCAATCTGCAAGACTGCAAAAGAAATTGCAAAGCCCATAATTGCTAAGGAAATTCCAAATTACAAGATTGAATCTGTTGAGTTTGAAACACTGACTTTAGGTTCCTTACCACCGACTTTCCAAG GCATGAAAGTTTATGTCACTGATGAGAAAGAGTTGATTATGGAACCCTCCATAAAATGGGCTGGAAACCCTAATGTCCTTGTTGCTGCTAAAGCATTTGGAATGAAAGCAACCGTTCAG GTACTGGATTTACAAGTTTTTGTTGCACCACGTATCACTTTGAAGCCGTTGGTTCCAAGCTTTCCTTGTTTCGCACAAATAAACGTGTCTCTCATGGAtaag CCTTATGTTGATTTCGGATTAAAGCTTTTGGGCGCTGATCTTATGTCAATACCTGGCCTTTATAGATTCGTCCAG GAGCTAATCAAAGATCAGGTTGCTAACATGTATCTGTGGCCCAAAACTCTCGAAGTGCCAATAATGGACCCAGCAAA AGCCTTTAACCGGCCTGTAGGAATGCTCCATGTGAAGGTTCTGAGGGCAATGAAGTTGAAAAAGAAGGATCTTCTTGGTGCTTCAGACCCTTATGTGAAATTAAAGCTCACCGAGAACAATATGCCTTCAAAGAAGACCACTGTCAAGCACAAGAACCTGAATCCTGAATGGAATGAGGAATTTAACTTGGTTGTTAAAGATCCAGAGTCTCAGGCTTTAGAACTTCTTGTTTACGACTGGGAGAAG GTGGGCAAACATGATAAAATGGGTATGAATGTAGTACCTATGAAAGATCTACCCCACAATGAGCCAAAAGTTATGACTCTCGACCTCCTTAAAAACATGGACTTGAATGATGCCACAAATGAGAAGCAGCGGGGGCAGCTTGAAGTGGAATTGCATTATAAACCTTTCAAAGAGGAGGACATGCaaaaaggatttgatgaaacaCTGACAGTACAGAAAGCTCCTGAGGGAACGCCACCTGGTGGAGGTTTGCTTGTTGTTGTAGTTCATGAAGGTCAAGATCTTGAAGGAAAGCACCACTGTAATCCGTCTGTAAGACTTATTTTCAGAGGGGAGGAAAAGAGAACCAAG GTACTAAAGAAAAGCAGAGATCCAAGATGGGCAGAGGATTTTCAGTTCATGTGTGAGGAACCTCCTACTAATGACAAACTACATGTGGAGGTTGTCAGCACCTCGTCGAGGATGGGCCTTCTGCATGGAAAG GAATCTCTGGGATATGTTCAAATCACTCTTACGGATGTCGTTTCAAACAAGCGAATCAATCAGAAATACCATCTTATAGACTCGAAGAATGGTCAAGTGCAGATTGAGCTGCAATGGAGAACTGTTGAATGA